In Paenibacillus sp. J23TS9, a single genomic region encodes these proteins:
- a CDS encoding S8 family serine peptidase codes for MLCEELVHKGILVVVASGNNNELTSSSIISPSILSVGGVAIPESGKNEIATPIPGCKGFTFDGKWNPDILAPAMNVVLPFPFKSEEERLNHYTVMHDNLPPNYARQWGTSYAAPIVLGLAACLLQVKPDLTAEQVKIALVSSSEWNEEWVEFKAGLASSSVFMFDFHQITDADIQSSMYLQWKHWRERSLEEKIEKISCFDHNVTDILLSFLPEKAPNEAASIVQKLLYHPSYKVRAAAITVLSTQPLIMSSLDILHCLSDESPSVRMGGKCYTSKLIRRNINEKYVANEIRSTYFIEFFDLCPKYLPESKSE; via the coding sequence ATTTTATGTGAGGAGTTAGTTCACAAGGGAATATTGGTTGTAGTGGCATCCGGAAACAATAATGAACTTACTAGTAGTTCTATCATTTCACCCTCCATTTTATCTGTTGGAGGCGTTGCTATACCTGAAAGTGGAAAAAATGAAATTGCTACTCCTATTCCAGGTTGTAAGGGATTTACGTTTGATGGAAAATGGAATCCTGATATTTTGGCTCCAGCAATGAATGTTGTTTTGCCGTTCCCATTTAAGTCAGAAGAAGAACGATTAAATCATTATACAGTGATGCACGACAATCTTCCTCCAAATTATGCTCGACAATGGGGGACATCTTATGCGGCTCCCATAGTTCTAGGATTGGCAGCATGTTTATTGCAAGTAAAACCCGACTTGACAGCTGAACAAGTCAAAATAGCACTGGTTTCCAGCTCCGAATGGAATGAAGAATGGGTAGAATTTAAGGCTGGGCTTGCATCCTCAAGTGTTTTCATGTTTGATTTTCATCAAATTACTGACGCTGACATTCAGAGTTCTATGTATTTACAGTGGAAACATTGGAGAGAACGTTCTTTAGAAGAAAAAATAGAAAAAATCAGCTGCTTTGATCACAATGTTACTGATATACTTTTATCTTTTTTACCTGAAAAAGCACCTAATGAAGCAGCAAGTATTGTGCAAAAGTTGTTATACCACCCTTCATATAAAGTAAGGGCAGCAGCGATTACTGTTCTTTCGACCCAACCATTAATTATGAGTTCTTTAGATATATTACATTGTCTTTCAGATGAATCCCCTAGTGTTAGAATGGGAGGGAAGTGTTATACTTCAAAGCTAATTAGGAGGAATATTAATGAAAAGTACGTTGCTAATGAAATCAGAAGCACCTATTTCATTGAATTTTTTGATTTATGTCCAAAATATCTTCCTGAATCGAAATCGGAGTAG
- a CDS encoding S8 family serine peptidase, with amino-acid sequence MNWTSIRDFLHIPKNITGKGVKISIIDGSFYCHPDIISNHNRNSFLVKTHTDNPVPIKITSEAQLNNGLHGLWTAAAAGGNGLLSNERYTGVAPEADMYLIEAGSLRTAEEVEKNIGSALEWVNQYG; translated from the coding sequence ATGAATTGGACTTCAATCAGAGATTTTCTTCATATTCCAAAAAACATTACTGGTAAAGGGGTGAAAATTTCCATTATTGATGGTAGTTTTTATTGTCACCCAGACATTATTTCTAACCACAATAGAAATTCTTTTTTGGTAAAAACACATACAGACAATCCAGTACCAATTAAAATTACAAGTGAAGCACAACTGAATAATGGTCTTCACGGATTATGGACAGCTGCTGCTGCTGGAGGAAATGGATTGTTGTCAAATGAAAGGTATACTGGGGTTGCTCCAGAAGCAGATATGTACTTAATTGAAGCAGGATCGCTAAGAACGGCAGAAGAAGTTGAAAAAAATATAGGGAGTGCGTTAGAGTGGGTGAATCAATATGGATAA